The sequence GGGCCCGCCGCACCCAGTAGGCGGTGGTGCGGATCGCCCCCGGCAGCCGCTCGGGACCGAGCACCAGCAGGGCGATGAGGCCGACCAGGGTCAGTTCCCAAAAGCCGATGTCGAACATGGCCGGTTACAACTCTTCCCGTTCCGGTTTGGCGGGTCTGTCTTCTTGGACCGTGGCTTCCCCCTCGGGTTCGGTGCGCGCCGCGGCCAGTTTTTCCTTCGGGGCCGTCTCCCCTGCCTCCTCCTCGCCGTGCAGGGCCTGCTTGAAGCCGCGGATCGCCCCGCCCAGATCGGAACCCAGATTGCGCAGTTTGCGGGTGCCGAACAACAACAGCACGATCACCAGCACGATCAACAGTTGCCAGATACTGATTCCCATCGCTCACCTCATTGGTTTTGCCGCGCGGCCTTCTCCTCCAGGCCGGAAAGCCCGAAGCGCCGCGCCAGTTCCGCCAGCACATCCTCCGGCCCCAGCCCCTGATGGGCCAAAAGCACCAGGGTATGGAACCACAGATCGGCGGTTTCATAAATCAATTGTTCCCGGTCACCGCCCTTGGCGGCGATGACCGTCTCGGTGGCCTCCTCACCCACCTTCTTCAGAATCGCATCCAATCCCTTGGCATAGAGCGAGGCGACGTAGGAACTTTGCGGATCGGCCTGCTTGCGGGCCTCCAGCACCGCCGCCAGGCGTTGCAACACGTCATCGGCCATAGATGTCCTCCGGTGCCTTGATCACGGGCGCCGCCGTGACCCAGCCGCCGTCTTCCAGGCGGCGGTAGAAACAGCTACGGCGTCCGGTATGGCAGGCGACGCCGCCCGCCTGCTCGACCTTGAGCAGCACCGTGTCACCGTCGCAGTCGAGGCGGAGTTCGCGCACCTTCTGCACGTGGCCGGACGTCTCGCCCTTGCGCCACAGCCGATTCCGGGAACGCGACCAGTACACCGCCACCCCTTCGGCCGCGGTGGCCGCCAGCGCCTCACGGTTCATCCACGCCAGCATCAGCACCTCGCCGCTGTCGGCATCCTGGGCGATGGCCGGCACCAGGCCGTCGGTGTTCCACTTGACCTGATCGAGCCAGCCGCTCACAGGCGCACCTCGATGCCTCGGGCCGCCAGGTATTCCTTGGCCTCGCGGATGCTGTACTCGCCGAAGTGAAAGATGCTGGCCGCCAGCACCGCGTCGGCCCTGCCATCCAGGATACCCTCGGCCAGGTGTTCCAGATTGCCGACCCCGCCGGAGGCGATCACCGGGATCCCCACCCGCTCGCTCACCGCCCGGGTCAGGGGGATGTCGAAGCCTTCCTTGGTGCCGTCGCGGTCCATGCTGGTAAGCAGGATCTCCCCGGCGCCCAGAGCTTCCATCTTCCCGGCCCATGTGACCGCGTCGATTCCGGTGGGCTTACGGCCGCCGTGGGTGAAGATCTCCCAGTGATCACCGACGCGCTTGGCGTCGATGGCGACCACGATGCACTGGGAACCGAAGCGGCGGGCGGCCCGGCGGACGAATTCGGGATCGAACACCGCCGCGGTGTTGATAGCCACCTTGTCGGCCCCGGCGTTGAGCAGGCGGCGGATGTCGTCGAGGCTGCGGATGCCGCCACCCACCGTCAGGGGGATGAAGACACAGCCGGCCACCGCCTCCACCACGTGGACCATGGTTTCCCGGCCCTCGTGGCTGGCGGTGATGTCGAGGAAGGTCAGCTCGTCGGCGCCCTCGGCATCGTAGCGGCGGGCGATTTCCACCGGATCGCCGGCGTCGCGGATGTCCACGAACTTCACCCCCTTGACCACACGGCCGGCATCGACGTCGAGGCAGGGAATGATGCGCTTGGCCAGCCCCATCAATACTGCTCCGCCAGCTTGGCCGCTGCGGCGAAATCCAGGGTGCCCTCGTAGATGGCCCGGCCGGTGATGGCCCCCATAATGCCTTTGTCGGCGACCTCGCCCAGGGCGCGGATGTCGTCGAGGCTGCGGATGCCGCCGGAGGCGATCACCGGAATGTGGACAGCCTCGGCCAGTCTGGCGGTCGCTTCCACGTTGACCCCTTCGAGCATGCCGTCGCGGCTGATGTCGGTGTAGACGATTGCCTCCACCCCCTCGCTCTCGAACTGCTGGGCCAGCTCGATGACGTTGTGGCGCGACAGCTTGGACCAGCCGTCGATGGCGGCCTTGTCACCCTTGGCGTCGAGGCCGACGATGATGTGACCGGGAAACTCCATCGCCGCATCCTCGACGAAGTGGGGCTCGGTCACCGCCTTGGTGCCGATGATGACGTAGCGGACCCCGGCATCCAGATAGACCTGGATGGTGTCCTCGTCACGGATGCCGCCGCCCACCTGGATGTCGATGTCCGGAAAGGCCTCGACGATGGCCCGGATCACGTCGGCGTTCTTCGGCCGGCCGGCGAACGCCCCGTCCAGGTCCACCAGATGCAGGCGCCTAGCGCCCTGCGCCACCCAGCGGCCCGCCATCGCCACCGGATCGTCGGAAAACACGGTGTCGTCCTCCATCCGGCCCTGGCGCAGGCGGACGCATTTACCCTCTTTCAGATCGATTGCGGGGATCAGCAACATGGTTCATCCACTCTCAGGGTGTCCAACGAAGAAAGTTCTGCAGTAATCTGAGACCTGCCCACTGACTCTTTTCCGGATGGAACTGGACCGCGAACAGGTTGTCCCGCGCCAGGGCGCAGGCGAAGGGGTCGGGATAACGGCAAACCGCAGCGACGTCTTCGGCGCGCGCCGGCTTGGCATAATAGCTGTGCACGAAATAGAAACGGGTACCCGCGTCGATGCCCTCCCATAGAGGATGGGACCGCGTCGGCCACACCTGGTTCCAGCCCATGTGGGGAATCTTCAGCGGCAGGCCGTGTTCGTCGCGCAGGCCGGCGGAGAAACGCACCACCCGTCCCGGCAGCAGGCCGAGACAGCGCACCCGGCCGCCTTCCTCGCTTTCCTCCAGCAGGGCCTGCAACCCCAGGCAGATCCCCAGCAAAGGACGGTCGGCCGCCACCCGGCGGATGACCTCGTCCAGCCCCAGGCGCTGCAGGGCCGCCATGCAGTCGGCGATGGCGCCGACGCCGGGGAACACCACCCGCTCGGCGGCCAGAATCACCTCGGGTTCGGCGCTGACCACCACCTCGACATCCTCCCCCACGTGCTGCAGCGCCTTGGCGATGGAGTGGAGGTTGCCCATGCCGTAGTCGATGACCGCCACCTGCCTCATACCAGCGTCCCCTTGGTGGAAGGCACCTCGGAAGCGCGGCGTTCATCGACGCTCAGCGCCATGCGCAGCGCCCGGCCAAAGGCCTTGAACACGGTCTCGGCGATGTGGTGGGCATTGCGGCCGCGCAGGTTGTCGACATGCAGCGTCACCTGGGCGTGGTTGACGAAGCCCTGGAAAAATTCCCGCAGCAGATCGACGTCGAACCGGCCGATCATGGCGCGGGGAAAGTCCACTTCGTAGACCAGACCGGGACGGCCGGAGAAATCCACCACCACCCGCGACAGCGCCTCGTCCAGAGGCACGTAGGCGTGGCCGTAGCGGTAGATGCCCTTCTTGTCCCCCACCGCCTCGGCGAAGGCCATCCCCAAGGTGATGCCGATGTCCTCCACGGTGTGATGGGCGTCGATGTGGAGATCGCCCTCGGCTTCCACTTCCAGGTCGATGACGCCGTGGCGGGCCACCTGGTCGAGCATGTGATCGAGGAAGGGAACGCCGGTTTCGAACTTGCCCTGGCCGCTGCCGTCGAGATCGACGCGAACGCGGACCCGGGTTTCCAAAGTTTTGCGCTGCACTGCAGCCTGACGGGAGGGTTTCATTGAGCCTCTCAGCTCCCTATTGACAGGGAGCTTATCATACCCTGCCCCTCGGCCGGTGCCAATCCATCCCGGCCGTTGTCGGAAATCCATTACAGAAATCTCAATCGTTTCCGATTCCACTCGCCCGCCCGATTGCCATACTGTCAGCACCAAAGCCAACCAAGCAGGCATTTGCCCCGGACTTGCGCCGGGGCGCTTTTTATCCCGCCGCCCGCAACTGCCGCTTGCGCTCGTGCTCCTTGAGCCACTTCTTGCGCAGACGGATCGCCTGGGGGGTCACCTCCACCAGCTCGTCCTCGTCGATGAATTCCAACGCCTGCTCCAGGCTGAAACGCAGCGGCGGCGTCAGCAGCAAATTCTCGTCGCTGCCGGCGGCGCGGATGTTGGTGAGCTGTTTGGCCTTGGTGGGGTTGACCACCAGGTCGTTGCTGCGGGCGTGGATGCCGACGATCATGCCCTCGTACACCTCGTCGCCGTGACCGATGAACAGGCGGCCGCGCTCCTGCAGGTTGAACAGGGCATAGGCCAGGGCCTTGCCGGCGCAGTTGGAGATCAGCACGCCGTTGATGCGGCGGCCGATGTCGCCGGGCTTGATGGGGCCGTAGTGATCGAAGACGTGGTAGAACAGCCCGCTGCCGGAGGTCGCTGACAAAAATTCGGTCTGAAAGCCGATCAGGCCCCGGGAGGGAATCAGATACTCGAGCCGCACCCGCCCCTGGCCGTCGGCGGCCATGTCGGTCAGCTCTCCCTTGCGTGCGCCCAGGTTTTCCATCACCGCCCCCTGGTGTTCCTCGTCCACCTCGATGGTGACCCGCTCGTAGGGCTCGCACAGCTTGCCGTCGATCTCCTTGAGGATCACCTCGGGACAGGAAACCGCCAGCTCGTAGCCTTCCCGGCGCATGGTCTCGATCAGGATCGACAGATGCAGGGCGCCGCGCCCGGAAACCCGGAACTTGTCCGGATCCTCGGTTTCCTCCACCCGCAGGGCGACGTTGTGCTGCAACTCCTTCAGCAGCCGCTCGCGGATGTGGCGCGAGGTCAGGAACTTGCCCTCACGCCCGGCGAAGGGCGAGGTGTTGACCTGGAAGGTCATGCTCACGGTGGGCTCGTCCACGGTCAGGGGCGGCAGCGCCTCGGGACGGTCAGGGTCGCAGACGGTGTCGGAGATGTTGAGCGGCTCGATGCCGCAGAAGGCGACGATGTCCCCGGCGGCCGCTTCCTCCACCTTGATCCGCTCCAGCCCGTGGAAACCGTAGATCCTGGCGATCCTGCCGCTGCGGGTCTGCCCTTCCCGATCCACCACGGTGACCGTCTGGTTGCGCGCCAGCCGCCCGCGCTGGATGCGGCCGACGCCGATCACCCCCACGTAACTGTCGTAGTCCAGACTGGAAACCTGCAGTTGCAGCGGCCCGTCCACTTCCACCGAAGGCGGCGGCACCTGTGCGACGATGGTTTCGAAAAGCGGCCTCATGTCGCCTTCGCGCACCTCTGCCTCCAGACCGGCGTAACCCTTGAGGGCGGAGGCGTAGATCACCGGAAAGTCAAGCTGCTCGTCACTGGCGCCGAGGCGGTCGAAGAGGTCAAAGGTCTGGTCCAGCACCCAGTCGGGGCGGGCGCCGGGCCGATCGATCTTGTTGATGACCACGATGGGTTTGAGCCCCCGTGCCAGGGCCTTCTGGGTCACGAAGCGGGTCTGGGGCATGGGCCCCTCCACCGCATCCACCAGCAACAGCACCGAATCGACCATCGACAGCACCCGCTCCACCTCGCCGCCGAAATCGGCGTGACCGGGGGTATCAACGATGTTGATACGGTAGCCGTTCCAGCGGATGGCGGTATTCTTGGCCAGAATGGTGATGCCGCGCTCGCGTTCGAGCTCGTTGGAATCCATCACCCGCTCGGCGACCTGGGCGTGTTCAGCGAAGGTCCCCGACTGCTGCAGCAGCTTGTCCACCAGGGTGGTCTTGCCGTGGTCGACGTGGGCGATGATGGCGATGTTGCGAATGTTTTGGATCACACGGTCTCCCAAAGGTATTGAATCAGTTTTGCTCCCACGGCAGGCCGTGGAAACGCCAGCCACCGAGGGTGCTGCGGTGTTTGTCGGCGTCCAGCGGCCCCTCAAAGCCCTCGTCGATGTTGACCAGGGTCTGGTAGCCTTCGGCGGCCATCAGTCTGGCCGCTTCCAGGGAACGGTGGCCGCTGCGGCACAGGAACAGGATGGGGGTGGCCGGGTCGGGGACGATCTCTTTGACCGACGGCACGAAATTGGGATTGGACTGCATCGGCAGACCGTCCTTCAGGGGCACCAGCACCGCGCCGACCGGCCGGCCGACGAACAGATGCTCGCAGGTGGTGCGCACATCGATCAGCACCGCGTCGGGGTGCTCCTGCATGAACTGCCAGGCGGCAGGGGGCTTGAGATTCAGAATCTCGCTCATGGTGCTTTCTCCTTCGGTTTCTGGGCCACCAGACAGGCTTCGTCACGCCAACCCTGGCGGAGGTCGCCACAACGGCCTTCTTCCCGATAAACCCGCACGATCAGATCGGGAAACAGCCGCAGCAACGCGTTCTCCGCCAGCAGGTAGGCGGGGTTGGACGGTCCCCGCCTGGGATCGGCCCGCTCGCGTATAAACGTCTGATAATATAACAGACCACCAGGCTTCAGGGCGGCCTGAAGCCGCGGACACAGCGGCCGGCTCAGAAACCGGCTGACGACGATGACATCGAAGGCCGCCTGCGGCCAGGGCCCGGTTTCCACGTCGCGGACCTCGGCGGTGACCGCCGCCCCGGTTTCGACCGCCCGCCGGCGCAGGCGTTCGATCGCCACCGGGGAGATGTCCCAGGCGGTCACCGCCAGCCCGTGACGGGCCAGCAGCAGGGCGTTGCCGCCCAGGCCGCAGGCCACTTCCAGCGCCTCTCCCCGGGCCGGGAGCAGATGGGCGAAATCGCGCAATACCCGCGCCGGCGGCGGCCATTCGGCCTCGGCATGAATGCGGTCCCATTTTTGCCACACGTTCTGGTCCATGTCAGCTGCGCCAGTAGGCCGGAGTCAGCAGCACCAGGAGGGTGAAAATCTCCAGCCGTCCCAGCAGCATGGCGAAACACGCCAGCCACTTGACCCCGTCGGGCATGGTCATGAAGCCGGAGGTGACTTCTCCCAGCCCCGGCCCCAGGTTGTTAAGGCAGGCGGCTACGGCGGAAAACGCGGTCACCTGATCGAGGCCGAAGGCCATCATCGCCGCCATGATGGCCGCAAACGATACCACATACAGGGAGAAGAAACCCCATACTGCCTCCACCACCCGGGGGGAAACCGGCATTTTGCCGACCTTGACCGGAATCTCCGCCTGGGGATGGATCAGGCGCAGGATCTCGCGGATGCCCTGCTTGTAGAGCAACAACACCCGAATGACCTTGAGACCGCCGGCGGTGGAACCAGCACAGCCGCCGACAAAGGCAGCGAAGATCAGCAACACCTGCACGAAAGGCGGCCAGACGCTGTAGTCGGTGCTGGTGAAACCGGTGGTGGTCAGAAAGGAAACGGTCTGGAACAGGCCGTAACGCACCGCCGCTTCCGGCCCGAGCCCGCCATGCCACCACAGATAACCGGACACCCCCATCGCCACCATCGCGATCACGCCCAGATAGACCCGCATTTCGCTGTCGCTCAGATAGACGCGCGGCCGCCGCTTGCGGAGGGCTTCGAAATGGAGGGTAAAATTGACGCCGGCAAGCAGCATGAACAGCGTCGCCATCACCTCGATTTCCGGGCTGCGAAAATATGCCAGGCTGGCGTCGTGGGTGGAAAAGCCCCCGATAGCCACTGTGGCAAAGGCGTGGGCGACGGCATCGAACAGGGACATGCCTGCCCCCCAGTAGCTTAGGACGCAGAGCAGCGTCAGCCCCAGATACCCCCCCCAGAGCGCTTTGGCGGTTTCGGCGATGCGCGGCGTCAGCTTGGTGTCCTTCATCGGCCCCGGGGCCTCGGCGCGATACAGCTGCATCCCCCCGACCCGCAGCAGCGGCAGCACGGCCACCGCCAGCACCACGATCCCCATGCCGCCGAGCCACTGCAGCTGCTGACGGTAGTAGAGGAGCGAGCGCGGCAGCGTGTCGAGACCGGTGACGACCGTGGCTCCGGTGGTGGTCAGACCCGAGACCGCCTCGAACACGGCATCGGTGAGGCTGAGATGGGGGCGGGTCGCCAGCGCCAGCGGCACCGCACCGGTGAGGCTGAGCATGATCCAAAGCAGCGCCACCACCAGAAAGCCGTCGCGCACCCGCAGCTCGCTGCGGGCCTGCCGGAACGGCCACCAGACCAGCAATCCGCAGCCAAACACGATGAGGAAACCGAGCACAAACGGCAGCTGGGCGCCGTCGCGGTAATACAGCGACACCCCCAGGGGCGGCAGCAGGGTGAAGCTGAAGAACACCAGCAGCGCACCGATGATGCGCAGCACCACCCGCACCTGGACCACGGTGGGAAGGGTCATGCCGCTCTGACGAGGGGATGGGCGAACAGCCTCTCCACCACCGGGATCAGCGTTTTGTCCAGCAGGAACATGATCAGATGGTCGCCTTCCTGGATGCGGGTATCGTGGTGGGCCTGGATCACCTCCTTGCCGCGCACGATCACCCCCGGCACCACCCCGCCGGGCAGGCCGAGCTTCTCGATGGTGCGCCCCACCACCTTGGACCGCCCCGGACAACCGTGCGCCACCGACTCCAGGGCCTCGGCCGCACCCCGGCGCAGGGAATGGACCTGCACCACGTCGCCCCGGCGCACGTGACGCAGCAGGCTGCCGATGGTGGCCTCCTGGGGGGAGATCACCAGATCCACCAGATTGCGCTCCACCAGATCGGCGTAATCCGGGCGGTTGATGAGGCTGATGACCCGCCGCGCCCCCAGTTTTTTGGCCAGCATCGCCGAGAGGATGTTGGCCTCGTCATCGTTGGTGATGGCGCAGAAGACATCGACGTTCTCGATGTTCTCGTTAAGAAGCAGTTCGCGGTCGGCCGCATCCCCCACCAGCACCACGGTGTTCTCCAGATCGGCGGCCAGCTTGGTGGCCCGCTGCGGATCCTTTTCGATCAGCTTGACCTGGAAGCGGTGCTCCAGACTCTGGGCCACCCGCTTGCCGATGTGGCCGCCGCCGGCGAACATGAGCCGTTTGTAGGCGTAGTCCCTGCCCCGCAGTTCGCTCATCACCGCTTTGATCTCGGCGGGTGGGGCAACGAAGAATACTTCATCCCCCGGCTCGATGATCTGGTCACCGCTGGGAACGAGGGGGTGTCCCTGCCGGAAGATGGCGGTGATGCGGGCGTGCACCCGCGGCATGTGCTGGTGCAGCTCGCGGATCGGATGGGACACCAGTGGCCCACCGGCAACCGCCTGCACCGACACCAGCCGCACCCGCCCGCGGGCGAAGTCGAGCACCTGGGAGGCGCCGGGATACTTCAACAGGCCGCTGATGAAGTCGCTAATGATCTGCTCCGGGCTGATGACCACGTCCACCGCCAGCCCCTGGGGTCCGAACAGGCGGGCGTTGCGGGTGTATTCGATGGCGCGGATGCGGGCGATCTTCTTGGGAACCCGGTACAGGGTATGGGCCACCTGGCAGGCCAGGATGTTGGTTTCGTCGTCGCTGGTGACCGCCACGATCAGATCGGCGCCCGCCACCCCGGCCCGTTCCAACACCGGCGGGTGGGCGGCGTTGCCGCTGACGGTGCCGATATCGAAGCGGTCGCGTAATGTCCGCAGGATGGCTGGATCCTTGTCCACCACCACCACATCGTAGTTCTCCTGGGCCAGATTGCTGACCACGCTGGTACCGACCCGGCCGGCACCGAGTACCAGAATCCTCATCCACGCTTGTCCTTGAACTTGATTCCCAGAGAATGCAGCTTGCGGTACAGATGGGTCCGCTCCATCCCGATCGCCTGGGACAGGCGCGCCACGCTGCCGCCGTGCTTTTCCAGATGATATTCGAGATAGGCCTTCTCGAAGCGCTCGCGCGCCTCCTTCAAAGGCAGGTCGTAGAATTCCGGCGCGTCGCTGGCCTCCCGGGTGACGATCTCGCCCAGGGCGGTCTTGACCTCGTCCAGCTCCACTTCCTCACCGCTGCCGAGGATCAGCAGGCGGTGGACCAGATTCTTGAGCTCGCGCACGTTGCCGGGCCAGGCGTAATTGCGCAGGAAGTTCTGCACCGCCACCGGGAAACGGCGGAAGGCCAGCTTCTCCCGGGTGACGAAGCGATCGACATAGAAGTTAAGCAGTTCCGGCACATCCTCGCTGTGCTGACGCAGGGGCGGGAGGGTCAGCACCACCTCGTTGAGCAGGTAATACAGATCCTTGCGGAAACGACCGGCCTTGACCTCGTCTTCCAGATTGCGCCGGGTCGAGGCCACCACCCGCACATCCACCTGGACCTGCGCGCTGCCGCCGACCCGCAGGAAGGTCTTGGATTCCAGGGCGCTGACCAGACGCAACTGGGTTTCCGGGTCCATGTCCCCCACCTCGTCGAGGAACAGGATGCCACCGTGGGCCTGTTCCAGCAGCCCCCGGTGGACGGCGCCGCCCTCCTCCTTGCCGAAGAACTCCACCGCGGAAAACTCCGGGGCGATGGTGCCGACGCCGACCGCCACGAACGGCCCTTCGCGGCGCAGACTGTGATGGTGCAGATAGCGGGCGAAGGTTTCCTTGCCGGTTCCCGGCTCCCCCACCAGCAGCACCCGGGTGTCGTACTGGGCCAGGCGTTTGACCTGGTCGCGCAGCTGGGCCATCACCGCGCTTTTCCCCACCGGCTCGATGTATCCGGTTTCCGCCGGGGAAGCCGGCTGGCGGCGGCTGCGGGCCGATTCCAGCGCCCGTTCCACGGTAGCCAGGATCTTGCCCATCGACAGCGGCTTCTCCAGATAGTCAAAGGCCCCCAGGCGGGTGGCCTCCACCGCCGTCTCCACCGTGCCGTGTCCCGACATCATTACCACCGGGCCGGGATTGTCATCCGCCTCCATCCATTCCTTGAGGAGGGTGACGCCGTCCACGTCCGGCATCCAGATGTCGAGCAGCACCAGGTCCGGACGCACCTCGCGCCACCGCCTGCGGGCCTCGGCGCCGTTGGCGGCGGTCACCACCTGGTAGCCCTCGTCTTCCAGGATGT comes from Methylomarinovum caldicuralii and encodes:
- a CDS encoding rhodanese-like domain-containing protein, with translation MSEILNLKPPAAWQFMQEHPDAVLIDVRTTCEHLFVGRPVGAVLVPLKDGLPMQSNPNFVPSVKEIVPDPATPILFLCRSGHRSLEAARLMAAEGYQTLVNIDEGFEGPLDADKHRSTLGGWRFHGLPWEQN
- the hisF gene encoding imidazole glycerol phosphate synthase subunit HisF; protein product: MGLAKRIIPCLDVDAGRVVKGVKFVDIRDAGDPVEIARRYDAEGADELTFLDITASHEGRETMVHVVEAVAGCVFIPLTVGGGIRSLDDIRRLLNAGADKVAINTAAVFDPEFVRRAARRFGSQCIVVAIDAKRVGDHWEIFTHGGRKPTGIDAVTWAGKMEALGAGEILLTSMDRDGTKEGFDIPLTRAVSERVGIPVIASGGVGNLEHLAEGILDGRADAVLAASIFHFGEYSIREAKEYLAARGIEVRL
- the typA gene encoding translational GTPase TypA codes for the protein MIQNIRNIAIIAHVDHGKTTLVDKLLQQSGTFAEHAQVAERVMDSNELERERGITILAKNTAIRWNGYRINIVDTPGHADFGGEVERVLSMVDSVLLLVDAVEGPMPQTRFVTQKALARGLKPIVVINKIDRPGARPDWVLDQTFDLFDRLGASDEQLDFPVIYASALKGYAGLEAEVREGDMRPLFETIVAQVPPPSVEVDGPLQLQVSSLDYDSYVGVIGVGRIQRGRLARNQTVTVVDREGQTRSGRIARIYGFHGLERIKVEEAAAGDIVAFCGIEPLNISDTVCDPDRPEALPPLTVDEPTVSMTFQVNTSPFAGREGKFLTSRHIRERLLKELQHNVALRVEETEDPDKFRVSGRGALHLSILIETMRREGYELAVSCPEVILKEIDGKLCEPYERVTIEVDEEHQGAVMENLGARKGELTDMAADGQGRVRLEYLIPSRGLIGFQTEFLSATSGSGLFYHVFDHYGPIKPGDIGRRINGVLISNCAGKALAYALFNLQERGRLFIGHGDEVYEGMIVGIHARSNDLVVNPTKAKQLTNIRAAGSDENLLLTPPLRFSLEQALEFIDEDELVEVTPQAIRLRKKWLKEHERKRQLRAAG
- the hisB gene encoding imidazoleglycerol-phosphate dehydratase HisB; amino-acid sequence: MKPSRQAAVQRKTLETRVRVRVDLDGSGQGKFETGVPFLDHMLDQVARHGVIDLEVEAEGDLHIDAHHTVEDIGITLGMAFAEAVGDKKGIYRYGHAYVPLDEALSRVVVDFSGRPGLVYEVDFPRAMIGRFDVDLLREFFQGFVNHAQVTLHVDNLRGRNAHHIAETVFKAFGRALRMALSVDERRASEVPSTKGTLV
- the trkA gene encoding Trk system potassium transporter TrkA; the encoded protein is MRILVLGAGRVGTSVVSNLAQENYDVVVVDKDPAILRTLRDRFDIGTVSGNAAHPPVLERAGVAGADLIVAVTSDDETNILACQVAHTLYRVPKKIARIRAIEYTRNARLFGPQGLAVDVVISPEQIISDFISGLLKYPGASQVLDFARGRVRLVSVQAVAGGPLVSHPIRELHQHMPRVHARITAIFRQGHPLVPSGDQIIEPGDEVFFVAPPAEIKAVMSELRGRDYAYKRLMFAGGGHIGKRVAQSLEHRFQVKLIEKDPQRATKLAADLENTVVLVGDAADRELLLNENIENVDVFCAITNDDEANILSAMLAKKLGARRVISLINRPDYADLVERNLVDLVISPQEATIGSLLRHVRRGDVVQVHSLRRGAAEALESVAHGCPGRSKVVGRTIEKLGLPGGVVPGVIVRGKEVIQAHHDTRIQEGDHLIMFLLDKTLIPVVERLFAHPLVRAA
- a CDS encoding TrkH family potassium uptake protein, whose protein sequence is MTLPTVVQVRVVLRIIGALLVFFSFTLLPPLGVSLYYRDGAQLPFVLGFLIVFGCGLLVWWPFRQARSELRVRDGFLVVALLWIMLSLTGAVPLALATRPHLSLTDAVFEAVSGLTTTGATVVTGLDTLPRSLLYYRQQLQWLGGMGIVVLAVAVLPLLRVGGMQLYRAEAPGPMKDTKLTPRIAETAKALWGGYLGLTLLCVLSYWGAGMSLFDAVAHAFATVAIGGFSTHDASLAYFRSPEIEVMATLFMLLAGVNFTLHFEALRKRRPRVYLSDSEMRVYLGVIAMVAMGVSGYLWWHGGLGPEAAVRYGLFQTVSFLTTTGFTSTDYSVWPPFVQVLLIFAAFVGGCAGSTAGGLKVIRVLLLYKQGIREILRLIHPQAEIPVKVGKMPVSPRVVEAVWGFFSLYVVSFAAIMAAMMAFGLDQVTAFSAVAACLNNLGPGLGEVTSGFMTMPDGVKWLACFAMLLGRLEIFTLLVLLTPAYWRS
- a CDS encoding class I SAM-dependent methyltransferase, which produces MDQNVWQKWDRIHAEAEWPPPARVLRDFAHLLPARGEALEVACGLGGNALLLARHGLAVTAWDISPVAIERLRRRAVETGAAVTAEVRDVETGPWPQAAFDVIVVSRFLSRPLCPRLQAALKPGGLLYYQTFIRERADPRRGPSNPAYLLAENALLRLFPDLIVRVYREEGRCGDLRQGWRDEACLVAQKPKEKAP
- the hisH gene encoding imidazole glycerol phosphate synthase subunit HisH: MRQVAVIDYGMGNLHSIAKALQHVGEDVEVVVSAEPEVILAAERVVFPGVGAIADCMAALQRLGLDEVIRRVAADRPLLGICLGLQALLEESEEGGRVRCLGLLPGRVVRFSAGLRDEHGLPLKIPHMGWNQVWPTRSHPLWEGIDAGTRFYFVHSYYAKPARAEDVAAVCRYPDPFACALARDNLFAVQFHPEKSQWAGLRLLQNFLRWTP
- the hisA gene encoding 1-(5-phosphoribosyl)-5-[(5-phosphoribosylamino)methylideneamino]imidazole-4-carboxamide isomerase, whose product is MLLIPAIDLKEGKCVRLRQGRMEDDTVFSDDPVAMAGRWVAQGARRLHLVDLDGAFAGRPKNADVIRAIVEAFPDIDIQVGGGIRDEDTIQVYLDAGVRYVIIGTKAVTEPHFVEDAAMEFPGHIIVGLDAKGDKAAIDGWSKLSRHNVIELAQQFESEGVEAIVYTDISRDGMLEGVNVEATARLAEAVHIPVIASGGIRSLDDIRALGEVADKGIMGAITGRAIYEGTLDFAAAAKLAEQY
- the hisI gene encoding phosphoribosyl-AMP cyclohydrolase, which encodes MSGWLDQVKWNTDGLVPAIAQDADSGEVLMLAWMNREALAATAAEGVAVYWSRSRNRLWRKGETSGHVQKVRELRLDCDGDTVLLKVEQAGGVACHTGRRSCFYRRLEDGGWVTAAPVIKAPEDIYGR
- a CDS encoding phosphoribosyl-ATP diphosphatase, with protein sequence MADDVLQRLAAVLEARKQADPQSSYVASLYAKGLDAILKKVGEEATETVIAAKGGDREQLIYETADLWFHTLVLLAHQGLGPEDVLAELARRFGLSGLEEKAARQNQ
- a CDS encoding sigma-54-dependent transcriptional regulator translates to MHDTTILVVDDEPDICQLLQDILEDEGYQVVTAANGAEARRRWREVRPDLVLLDIWMPDVDGVTLLKEWMEADDNPGPVVMMSGHGTVETAVEATRLGAFDYLEKPLSMGKILATVERALESARSRRQPASPAETGYIEPVGKSAVMAQLRDQVKRLAQYDTRVLLVGEPGTGKETFARYLHHHSLRREGPFVAVGVGTIAPEFSAVEFFGKEEGGAVHRGLLEQAHGGILFLDEVGDMDPETQLRLVSALESKTFLRVGGSAQVQVDVRVVASTRRNLEDEVKAGRFRKDLYYLLNEVVLTLPPLRQHSEDVPELLNFYVDRFVTREKLAFRRFPVAVQNFLRNYAWPGNVRELKNLVHRLLILGSGEEVELDEVKTALGEIVTREASDAPEFYDLPLKEARERFEKAYLEYHLEKHGGSVARLSQAIGMERTHLYRKLHSLGIKFKDKRG
- the tatA gene encoding twin-arginine translocase TatA/TatE family subunit produces the protein MGISIWQLLIVLVIVLLLFGTRKLRNLGSDLGGAIRGFKQALHGEEEAGETAPKEKLAAARTEPEGEATVQEDRPAKPEREEL